The Chiroxiphia lanceolata isolate bChiLan1 chromosome 4, bChiLan1.pri, whole genome shotgun sequence genome contains a region encoding:
- the TNIP2 gene encoding TNFAIP3-interacting protein 2 isoform X1, with amino-acid sequence MHLSGLLLALEKEEKGPVPAMCSVSEGGSTDPFVARFRQVEETLEKLHRENRSLKNKVPRYNALCTLYHESAQQLKHLQLQLAAKEATIRELRGSLARQPQPPAPGEAAAGAEPARSLVESLLEQLGQAREQLRDSERLSARRVEALSQEVQKLNQQLEEKNGEIQQMINQPPYEKEREILRLQKTLAEKEKAQATSDVLCRSLTDETHQLQRKLASTAEMCQHLAKCLEEKQRKEKRNSDDQIPTERSNQVLDNETSLQALICNLQDENRMLKQKVAHVEDLNAKWQKYDASRDEYVKRLHVQLKEMKTQLEQQHGLTSAQTNSDLMHKEIFRLNKLLEEKMNECMKTKRELEDMKKASEGDNERIQMLEQQVLVYKDDFTSERSDRERAQSKIQELQAEVACLQHQLARRQDSRDTSSHFRVHAGKQNHLYLQTNVEHLQGNSPGQTGTRRTPSQSEQASPPADNGNSGSEGRAQGELRCPHCMRFFRDELSDEFLKHVAECCQ; translated from the exons ATGCACCTGTCCGGGTTACTGCTCgccctggagaaggaggagaagggaccTGTCCCGGCCATGTGCTCGGTAAGCGAGGGCGGCAGCACAGACCCCTTCGTAGCCCGCTTCAGGCAGGTGGAGGAGACGCTGGAGAAGCTGCACCGGGAGAACAGGAGCCTGAAGAACAAAGTGCCTCGGTACAACGCGCTCTGCACCCTGTACCACGAGTCCGCGCAGCAGCTGAAgcacctccagctgcagctggcgGCCAAGGAGGCGACGATCCGGGAGCTGCGGGGCAGCCTGGCCCGGCAGCCGCAGCCCCCGGCGCCGGgagaggcggcggcgggcgcggagccGGCCCGCTCGCTGGTGGAGagcctgctggagcagctgggacaggcCCGGGAACAGCTCCGGGACAGCGAGCGGCTCTCGGCGCGGAGGGTGGAAGCGCTGAGCCAG GAAGTACAGAAGTTGAATCAGCAGctagaggagaaaaatggagagaTACAGCAGATGATAAATCAACCTCCatatgaaaaggagagagaaatctTACGACTGCAGAAGACCTtggcagagaaggagaaggcTCAAGCCACCAGTGATGTTTTGTGCCGTTCACTCACCGACGAAACTCACCAACTTCAACGCAAATTAGCATCCACAGCAGAAATGTGTCAACATCTGGCAAAGTGTCtagaagagaagcaaagaaaagagaaaaggaattcAGATGACCAGATACCTACTGAAAGATCTAATCAG GTTTTAGACAATGAAACTTCACTTCAAGCTCTTATCTGCAACCTACAAGATGAAAACAGgatgttaaaacaaaaagtggCTCAC GTGGAAGATCTGAATGCAAAATGGCAGAAATACGATGCGAGTAGGGATGAGTATGTGAAGCGACTCCATGTGCAGCTGAAAGAGATGAAGACAcaactggagcagcagcacgGCCTGACTTCAGCACAAACTAATTCTGACCTGATGCACAAAGAGATATTCCGGCTAAACAAGctactggaagaaaaaatgaatgaatgcatgaaaacaaagagagaacTGGAAGACATGAAGAAGGCTAGTGAAGGAGATAACGAGCGCATACAAATGCTTGAGCAACAG gTCCTCGTTTATAAAGACGATTTCACATCTGAGAGATCAGACAGAGAACGAGCACAGAGCAAAATACAAGAACTTCAGGCAGAAGTTGCATGTTTGCAACACCAGCTAGCAAGAAGACAG GACTCAAGAGACACAAGTAGTCATTTCAGAGTTCATGCTGGTAAACAAAATCATCTGTACCTACAGACGAATGTGGAACATCTACAGGGCAACAGCCCAGGCCAAACAGGCACGAGAAGGACACCTTCACAGTCTGAACAAGCTTCTCCTCCTGCGGACAATGGAAACTCGGGATCCGaaggcagggcacagggtgaACTCAGATGCCCTCATTGCATGAGGTTTTTCAGGGATGAACTCAGTGATGAATTCCTCAAGCACGTTGCTGAATGTTGTCAGTGA
- the TNIP2 gene encoding TNFAIP3-interacting protein 2 isoform X2 translates to MHLSGLLLALEKEEKGPVPAMCSEVQKLNQQLEEKNGEIQQMINQPPYEKEREILRLQKTLAEKEKAQATSDVLCRSLTDETHQLQRKLASTAEMCQHLAKCLEEKQRKEKRNSDDQIPTERSNQVLDNETSLQALICNLQDENRMLKQKVAHVEDLNAKWQKYDASRDEYVKRLHVQLKEMKTQLEQQHGLTSAQTNSDLMHKEIFRLNKLLEEKMNECMKTKRELEDMKKASEGDNERIQMLEQQVLVYKDDFTSERSDRERAQSKIQELQAEVACLQHQLARRQDSRDTSSHFRVHAGKQNHLYLQTNVEHLQGNSPGQTGTRRTPSQSEQASPPADNGNSGSEGRAQGELRCPHCMRFFRDELSDEFLKHVAECCQ, encoded by the exons ATGCACCTGTCCGGGTTACTGCTCgccctggagaaggaggagaagggaccTGTCCCGGCCATGTGCTCG GAAGTACAGAAGTTGAATCAGCAGctagaggagaaaaatggagagaTACAGCAGATGATAAATCAACCTCCatatgaaaaggagagagaaatctTACGACTGCAGAAGACCTtggcagagaaggagaaggcTCAAGCCACCAGTGATGTTTTGTGCCGTTCACTCACCGACGAAACTCACCAACTTCAACGCAAATTAGCATCCACAGCAGAAATGTGTCAACATCTGGCAAAGTGTCtagaagagaagcaaagaaaagagaaaaggaattcAGATGACCAGATACCTACTGAAAGATCTAATCAG GTTTTAGACAATGAAACTTCACTTCAAGCTCTTATCTGCAACCTACAAGATGAAAACAGgatgttaaaacaaaaagtggCTCAC GTGGAAGATCTGAATGCAAAATGGCAGAAATACGATGCGAGTAGGGATGAGTATGTGAAGCGACTCCATGTGCAGCTGAAAGAGATGAAGACAcaactggagcagcagcacgGCCTGACTTCAGCACAAACTAATTCTGACCTGATGCACAAAGAGATATTCCGGCTAAACAAGctactggaagaaaaaatgaatgaatgcatgaaaacaaagagagaacTGGAAGACATGAAGAAGGCTAGTGAAGGAGATAACGAGCGCATACAAATGCTTGAGCAACAG gTCCTCGTTTATAAAGACGATTTCACATCTGAGAGATCAGACAGAGAACGAGCACAGAGCAAAATACAAGAACTTCAGGCAGAAGTTGCATGTTTGCAACACCAGCTAGCAAGAAGACAG GACTCAAGAGACACAAGTAGTCATTTCAGAGTTCATGCTGGTAAACAAAATCATCTGTACCTACAGACGAATGTGGAACATCTACAGGGCAACAGCCCAGGCCAAACAGGCACGAGAAGGACACCTTCACAGTCTGAACAAGCTTCTCCTCCTGCGGACAATGGAAACTCGGGATCCGaaggcagggcacagggtgaACTCAGATGCCCTCATTGCATGAGGTTTTTCAGGGATGAACTCAGTGATGAATTCCTCAAGCACGTTGCTGAATGTTGTCAGTGA